The following proteins come from a genomic window of Caldalkalibacillus uzonensis:
- a CDS encoding HpcH/HpaI aldolase/citrate lyase family protein, producing the protein MNKHRAWLFVPGTNKRAMQKALTLDADVIIYDLEDAVEMGRKDVARQEVAEALQQQITSGQTRVVRINGATTPDYQQDLEAVAQAGCGGVMLPKTEDPAHIKQLDEYLNRVEKEKQLPPGHFKIVPQIETALGVHNSYDIARASKRVLHLAFGSVDYTADIQGEMTEEGWEVYYARAHLVNSSRAAGIRGPIDTVYIDIYNIEGLIRETERAKKMGFQGKLVIHPKQIGPVNAVYTPSEQEVTEARQIVEAFEQARSRGEAAIQLNGKMIDPPVVHKAMQVLKLYEQINKQT; encoded by the coding sequence ATGAATAAACACCGTGCCTGGCTCTTTGTACCAGGGACGAACAAGAGAGCGATGCAAAAGGCTTTAACGTTGGATGCCGATGTAATTATTTATGACCTGGAAGACGCCGTTGAGATGGGCAGGAAAGATGTTGCTCGCCAAGAGGTCGCCGAAGCGCTACAGCAACAGATCACAAGTGGGCAAACGAGAGTGGTACGCATTAATGGCGCGACAACACCTGATTATCAACAGGATCTGGAAGCGGTGGCCCAGGCAGGATGTGGAGGCGTGATGTTGCCCAAAACAGAAGACCCAGCTCACATAAAACAATTGGATGAGTACCTTAATCGGGTGGAAAAGGAGAAGCAACTTCCTCCTGGTCACTTTAAAATCGTTCCCCAGATAGAAACAGCACTTGGTGTACACAACAGTTATGATATTGCCCGGGCCTCCAAGCGTGTCCTGCATTTAGCTTTTGGATCCGTTGACTACACAGCTGATATCCAGGGGGAAATGACGGAGGAAGGTTGGGAGGTCTATTATGCCAGGGCACATCTGGTCAACAGCAGCCGTGCAGCGGGAATCAGGGGGCCGATTGATACCGTTTACATCGATATTTACAATATTGAGGGTTTGATCAGGGAGACGGAACGGGCCAAAAAAATGGGATTTCAAGGCAAATTGGTCATTCATCCTAAACAGATTGGCCCGGTCAATGCTGTCTACACCCCTTCCGAGCAAGAAGTAACAGAGGCCAGACAAATTGTAGAAGCTTTTGAGCAAGCACGAAGCAGGGGAGAAGCTGCCATACAACTGAACGGAAAAATGATTGACCCCCCAGTTGTTCACAAAGCGATGCAAGTCTTGAAACTGTATGAACAGATCAACAAGCAGACATAA
- a CDS encoding GntR family transcriptional regulator — translation MEQKRGLQLEDRSTLQKRVCNILREAILKGDFQPGERLVQDELAQELGVSRMPVREALRQLESEGLVVLEPHKGAIVKMLSLHEVEEIYTLRAMLESLALEKSIPLLTTEDIAELEHLLHKMEGGKDNAHQFIEANMQFHRLLFKGCSWQRLKGLIRSLSHGVPNYTPFLLEGQIHLSNQEHRAIVEAIKVQDIGRATRLMAKHIHRTGEDLKAFMLKNNGRSS, via the coding sequence AAAAGGGTATGTAACATTTTGCGTGAAGCCATTCTCAAAGGAGATTTTCAACCTGGTGAGAGGCTGGTGCAGGATGAACTGGCACAAGAACTTGGAGTCAGCCGTATGCCGGTACGGGAGGCGCTGCGGCAATTGGAGTCAGAAGGCCTGGTGGTATTAGAACCCCATAAAGGTGCTATTGTTAAAATGTTATCCTTGCATGAAGTTGAAGAGATTTATACCTTGCGCGCCATGTTGGAATCACTGGCTTTGGAAAAGAGTATTCCGTTGTTGACAACAGAAGACATAGCAGAACTTGAACATTTGCTTCATAAGATGGAAGGGGGCAAAGATAACGCCCACCAGTTTATAGAAGCTAACATGCAGTTTCACCGGCTGCTGTTTAAAGGGTGTTCCTGGCAGCGTTTGAAAGGGTTGATCCGTTCGCTTAGTCATGGTGTCCCCAACTACACGCCATTTTTGTTAGAGGGACAAATCCATTTATCCAATCAGGAACACCGGGCGATCGTTGAAGCGATCAAGGTGCAAGATATCGGGCGGGCCACTCGGTTAATGGCTAAACACATTCACCGTACAGGTGAAGACCTTAAAGCATTTATGCTCAAGAATAATGGGCGTTCATCGTAA